A window of Lepidochelys kempii isolate rLepKem1 chromosome 1, rLepKem1.hap2, whole genome shotgun sequence contains these coding sequences:
- the POU3F3 gene encoding POU domain, class 3, transcription factor 3: protein MATAASNPYLPSNSILSAGSIVHSDSGGGGMQPGSVAVTSVSGGYRGDPSVKMVQSDFMQGAMAASNGGHMLSHAHQWVTALPHAAAAAAAAAAAAVEAGSPWSTSPVGMSGSPQQQQQQPDVKGNSGRDDLHGGTALHHRPPHLGPPHQGHPGAWGTTTAAHLPSMAGGQQQQSLIYSQPGGFTVNGMLSPPPGSQSLVHPGLVRGDTPELGDHPSHHHHHHHQHQHHQQHHGGVNSHDPHSDEDTPTSDDLEQFAKQFKQRRIKLGFTQADVGLALGTLYGNVFSQTTICRFEALQLSFKNMCKLKPLLNKWLEEADSSTGSPTSIDKIAAQGRKRKKRTSIEVSVKGALESHFLKCPKPSAQEITNLADSLQLEKEVVRVWFCNRRQKEKRMTPPGIQQQTPDDVYSQVGNVNSDTPPPHHGLQTSVQ from the coding sequence ATGGCCACCGCGGCTTCTAACCCTTACCTACCCAGCAACAGCATCCTGTCCGCCGGCTCCATCGTGCACTCGGACTCGGGAGGCGGGGGCATGCAGCCGGGCAGCGTCGCCGTCACCTCGGTCTCCGGCGGCTACCGGGGCGACCCCTCCGTCAAAATGGTCCAAAGTGACTTCATGCAGGGAGCAATGGCTGCTAGCAACGGCGGCCATATGCTGAGCCATGCCCACCAGTGGGTGACAGCCCTGCCTCATGCGgccgccgctgccgccgccgccgccgccgccgccgtgGAAGCCGGCTCGCCCTGGTCCACCAGCCCGGTGGGGATGAGCggcagcccccagcagcagcagcagcagcccgatGTGAAAGGCAACTCCGGCCGAGACGACCTGCACGGCGGCACGGCGCTGCACCACAGGCCACCCCACCTGGGTCCCCCACACCAGGGCCACCCGGGCGCTTGGGGGACCACCACCGCCGCCCACCTCCCGTCCATGGCCGGGGGACAGCAGCAGCAATCGCTCATCTATTCCCAGCCGGGGGGGTTCACGGTGAACGGGATGCTGAGCCCTCCCCCTGGCAGCCAGAGCTTAGTGCACCCGGGACTGGTGAGGGGAGACACGCCGGAGCTGGGGGATCACCCCagccaccaccatcaccaccatcaccagcatcagcaccaccagcagcaccACGGCGGGGTCAACAGCCACGACCCCCACTCGGATGAGGACACGCCGACCTCGGATGACCTGGAGCAGTTCGCCAAGCAGTTCAAGCAGCGGCGGATAAAGCTGGGCTTCACGCAGGCAGATGTGGGCTTGGCCCTGGGCACCCTGTACGGGAACGTCTTCTCCCAGACCACCATCTGCAGGTTTGAGGCTCTGCAGCTCAGCTTCAAGAACATGTGCAAGCTTAAGCCTTTGTTGAACAAGTGGCTGGAGGAAGCCGACTCCTCCACGGGCAGCCCCACTAGCATCGACAAGATCGCAGCccagggcaggaagaggaagaagcGGACCTCCATCGAGGTGAGTGTCAAGGGGGCCTTGGAGAGTCACTTTCTGAAATGCCCCAAGCCCTCCGCCCAGGAGATTACGAACCTAGCGGACAGTCTGCAGCTGGAAAAGGAGGTGGTCAGGGTTTGGTTTTGCAATCGGaggcagaaagagaaaaggaTGACCCCCCCGGGGATCCAGCAGCAGACCCCCGACGATGTCTACTCCCAGGTCGGCAACGTGAACTCCGACACGCCGCCCCCACACCATGGACTGCAAACAAGTGTGCAGTGA